The following are from one region of the Arthrobacter sp. TMP15 genome:
- the crtI gene encoding phytoene desaturase family protein, giving the protein MNRTCVVIGGGISGLATAGLLARDGHAVTILEKGDQLGGRAGRWESEGFSFDTGPSWYLMPEVIDHWFAMMGTSAAAELELVRLDPAYKLWNSPNLVAAANIGSIGSDGKAQPGTDSTEVRTGRGLATALFESQEPGSGEELERYLDSAELAYNLAKKHFLYDPFSTLRGFLSPQVLRHAPRLAKLLTQKLHGFVAARFTHPLQQKVLGYPAVFLGTSPYKAPSIYHLMSHLDLQDGVLYPQGGFAAVVDAMERVARTAGVNIITSATATQILTKTAGKKARCEGVAWQDNAGAGHRLSADLVVGAADLHHVETALLPEPLRMRKESKWEKTDPGISAVLVCLGVSGTLAEFAHHNLLFTDDWQDNFARITDGQALASTTSLYVSRPSATDPTVAPAGSENLFFLIPAPALTKWGKGGHDGAGSPEVEKVADAAIAQLATWTNTPDLAERIVVRRSYGPADFEDNFNAWKGSALGLAHTLTQSAFLRPGNSNAKVAGLYYAGSSVRPGIGVPMCMISAEIVLKLVRGDTTAGPLDAGPLDAQPLDAPVDAT; this is encoded by the coding sequence ATGAACCGAACATGCGTCGTCATTGGTGGAGGCATCTCAGGGTTAGCCACGGCTGGGCTCTTGGCAAGGGACGGGCACGCTGTCACGATTCTGGAAAAAGGGGATCAGCTTGGCGGCCGTGCGGGCAGGTGGGAAAGTGAAGGATTCAGTTTTGACACCGGGCCTAGTTGGTACCTCATGCCGGAAGTCATTGACCACTGGTTCGCCATGATGGGCACTAGCGCGGCTGCCGAGCTGGAGCTAGTCAGGCTGGATCCGGCCTACAAATTATGGAACTCCCCAAATTTGGTTGCCGCGGCCAACATCGGCAGCATCGGCAGTGACGGGAAAGCGCAGCCAGGCACGGACTCAACCGAAGTCCGGACAGGACGTGGACTGGCCACGGCCCTTTTCGAGTCCCAAGAACCGGGCTCCGGAGAAGAGCTGGAACGCTACCTGGACTCCGCCGAGCTGGCCTACAACTTGGCCAAAAAGCACTTTCTTTATGATCCATTTAGTACTCTTCGCGGCTTCCTTAGCCCTCAGGTTCTTCGCCATGCGCCCAGGCTTGCCAAGCTTCTGACGCAGAAGTTGCACGGCTTTGTGGCGGCACGCTTTACACATCCACTGCAACAAAAAGTGCTGGGTTATCCTGCTGTTTTTCTGGGCACCAGCCCCTACAAGGCGCCCTCTATTTATCATCTGATGAGCCATCTGGATTTACAGGATGGGGTGTTGTACCCGCAAGGCGGATTCGCCGCCGTTGTTGATGCGATGGAGCGTGTGGCCCGTACGGCAGGGGTAAATATCATCACCAGTGCCACAGCAACGCAGATTCTCACCAAAACGGCCGGGAAAAAAGCTCGCTGCGAGGGAGTTGCCTGGCAAGACAACGCCGGTGCTGGGCACAGATTGAGTGCCGACCTTGTTGTGGGGGCTGCGGATCTGCACCACGTAGAGACGGCGCTGCTTCCGGAGCCATTGCGCATGCGAAAAGAAAGCAAATGGGAGAAGACTGATCCGGGTATCAGCGCCGTCCTTGTCTGCCTTGGTGTCAGCGGCACCTTGGCAGAATTTGCCCATCACAACCTGCTCTTCACCGACGACTGGCAGGACAACTTTGCCCGCATCACTGATGGCCAGGCGCTTGCCAGCACCACGTCCTTGTACGTCAGTCGCCCCAGCGCCACAGATCCTACAGTGGCTCCAGCTGGCAGCGAGAACCTGTTTTTTTTGATTCCGGCCCCGGCGTTGACGAAGTGGGGGAAGGGCGGGCACGACGGCGCTGGCTCACCTGAGGTGGAAAAAGTTGCCGATGCGGCCATCGCCCAACTTGCCACGTGGACTAACACCCCGGATCTGGCAGAACGCATTGTGGTCCGGCGCAGCTACGGCCCAGCGGATTTTGAAGATAACTTCAACGCATGGAAAGGGAGCGCATTAGGCCTGGCCCACACCCTGACTCAAAGTGCGTTCCTGCGCCCGGGCAACAGCAACGCCAAGGTGGCAGGGTTGTACTATGCAGGAAGCTCCGTTCGGCCCGGAATCGGTGTGCCCATGTGCATGATCAGCGCAGAAATAGTGCTTAAATTGGTCCGCGGTGACACCACCGCAGGACCCTTGGATGCAGGACCCTTGGATGCACAGCCCTTGGATGCACCGGTGGATGCCACATGA